From a region of the Monodelphis domestica isolate mMonDom1 chromosome 8, mMonDom1.pri, whole genome shotgun sequence genome:
- the S100G gene encoding protein S100-G, with product MSGLKKSPEELKAIFQRYAAKEGDPDQLCKDELKMLIQAEFPHLLKGPSSIDDLFKEMDKNGDGEVSFEEFTSLMKKISQ from the exons ATGAGCGGACTGAAAAAGTCCCCTGAAGAACTCAAagccatttttcaaagatatgcAGCCAAAGAGGGCGATCCTGACCAGCTATGTAAGGATGAACTGAAAATGCTCATTCAAGCAGAATTCCCCCATTTATTGAAG GGGCCAAGCAGTATCGATGACCTTTTTAAAGAGATGGACAAGAATGGTGATGGAGAAGTCAGTTTTGAGGAATTCACGAGTCTGATGAAAAAGATATCCCAGTGA